One segment of Vicia villosa cultivar HV-30 ecotype Madison, WI unplaced genomic scaffold, Vvil1.0 ctg.001041F_1_1, whole genome shotgun sequence DNA contains the following:
- the LOC131632850 gene encoding FBD-associated F-box protein At4g10400-like: MTSSHQPIPKDDKVCGLPDSTPPDRISGLPDSILCHVLSFLSTKQAATTSVLSKRWKPLWLSIFTLDFDDTAFKFSPSRVLSAMHSALHQRDIALPIHSFRFIYHQYSFCYQNDINLFIEFVRDRGVQNFTLNLIVPVCGPPSIELPRSILNCETLEVLKLKGIKIGDISHMQDLPLPKLKTLHLKDVLFECNQQLYNLLLRCPLLHDFESKHSINIEDNKNLHLLETYEALPNLIKAKLNDDLIRCPLSMLRNTIILCVDMSKRLCFFGNLVLLRSIPTFQRLTRLELNFKDIDWFDRCIWLLAILKHSPKLQNLIIKDTGVLEERNGICWKDPQIAPECLSSELKTFCFSGYRGTGWDFKFAKYIIENSKVLNTLTIHSKCSIGLFNWELSPLLLCFYNCFCGIFRVSCGMVIVHAKEGELPTMVLNRGFGCDCGHCCSYCGCFDADRGHCNPDTDADTIATIILQLHHVMRSAI, from the exons ATGACGTCTTCACATCAACCCATTCCGAAGGACGATAAAGTCTGCGGCTTGCCGGATTCAACTCCGCCCGATAGAATCAGCGGCTTGCCGGATTCAATTCTCTGTCATGTACTCTCTTTTCTGTCAACCAAACAAGCTGCAACCACAAGTGTGCTCTCAAAGAGATGGAAACCTCTATGGCTCTCAATCTTCACCCTCGATTTCGACGACACAGCCTTCAAATTTTCACCCTCGAGAGTTCTCTCTGCTATGCACTCGGCATTGCACCAGCGAGACATCGCACTACCAATCCATTCGTTTCGCTTCATATATCATCAATATTCTTTTTGCTACCAAAATGATATCAATCTATTTATTGAGTTCGTCCGAGATAGAGGAGTACAAAATTTCACTCTCAACCTAATCGTTCCAGTTTGCGGTCCACCATCAATTGAATTACCTCGTAGCATTCTCAATTGCGAGACACTAGAAGTTCTTAAGCTGAAGGGCATTAAGATTGGAGATATTTCTCATATGCAGGATTTACCTCTACCCAAGCTTAAAACTCTCCATTTGAAAGACGTACTTTTTGAATGTAATCAACAACTCTACAATCTTTTATTACGATGCCCGCTTCTACAcgattttgaatcaaaacacagtATCAATATCGAAGACAATAAAAACCTTCATCTCCTAGAAACTTACGAGGCCTTACCGAATTTGATCAAAGCTAAGTTAAATGATGATCTTATAAGATGTCCGTTGAGTATGCTTCGTAACACAATCATTTTGTGTGTAGATATG AGTAAGCGCTTATGTTTCTTCGGCAATCTTGTCTTGTTACGTTCTATTCCCACGTTTCAAAGATTGACTCGCTTGGAGCTTAACTTTAAAGATATCGATTGGTTCGACAGATGCATCTGGTTGTTAGCAATACTCAAACATTCTCCCAAACTACAAAATCTTATCATTAAG GATACTGGAGTTCTAGAAGAGAGGAATGGCATATGCTGGAAGGATCCACAAATTGCTCCAGAATGTCTTTCATCAGAACTTAAAACTTTTTGCTTTAGTGGTTACAGAGGCACCGGCTGGGATTTCAAATTTGCAAAATATATAATAGAGAATTCAAAAGTACTCAACACTTTGACAATTCACAGTAAATGTTCCATAG GATTGTTTAATTGGGAATTGTCGCCTTTGCTTTTGTGCTTCTATAATTGCTTTTGCGGCATATTTCGTGTGTCTTGTGGCATGGTGATTG TCCATGCCAAGGAGGGGGAGCTTCCTACCATGGTTTTAAATCGCGGATTTGGTTGTGATTGCGGTCACTGTTGCAGTTATTGCGGTTGTTTCGATGCGGATCGCGGTCATTGTAAC CCTGATACAGATGCAGACACTATCGCAACCATAATATTGCAGCTGCATCACGTGATGCGGtctgcaatttaa
- the LOC131632838 gene encoding uncharacterized protein LOC131632838, with translation MASIIGSITSHNQDAFIPGKQIHSHILLATELIMGYTRKHGTPRCLIQLDLQKAYDMLNWKALETILFELGIPETFVHWIMQGVSSVTYRFSINGDHSNLMQAKRGVRHHSKCGKLGITHLTFADDILLFSRGDKQSIDVMMQAMDTFYSSTRLVVNPMKCYIYFGDVDIDTKQEILASTGFNEDALPFRYLGVPVTSKRLTVNHYLPLIEKILSRINHWSAKLLSIVGRVQLVKAVTTSIANYWL, from the exons ATGGCTAGTATCATAGGGTCTATCACTAGCCATAACCAGGATGCTTTCATTCCTGGGAAGCAAATCCACTCTCATATCCTCCTGGCTACTGAGTTGATCATGGGTTACACAAGGAAGCATGGCACCCCTAGATGCCTTATTCAATTAGACCTTCAGAAAGCATATGATATGCTTAATTGGAAAGCCCTTGAAACCATCCTGTTTGAGCTTGGTATACCTGAAACTTTTGTCCATTGGATCATGCAAGGTGTCTCCTCTGTTACATACAGATTTAGCATAAATGGTGATCACTCAAATCTGATGCAGGCCAAACGAGGTGTCAG ACATCATTCAAAGTGTGGTAAGCTAGGCATAACACATCTCACTTTTGCAGATGACATCCTTCTCTTCTCCAGAGGTGATAAGCAATCTATTGATGTGATGATGCAAGCCATGGACACTTTCTATTCCTCTACAAGGCTGGTAGTGAATCCTATGAAATGTTACATTTATTTTGGTGATGTGGATATAGACACAAAGCAGGAAATTCTGGCCAGTACTGGGTTCAATGAAGATGCTCTCCCCTTTAGATACCTGGGAGTTCCTGTTACTAGCAAGAGGCTCACTGTGAATCACTATCTCCCTCTGATTGAGAAAATTCTGAGCAGGATTAATCATTGGAGTGCTAAACTTCTGAGCATAGTTGGCAGAGTCCAATTGGTTAAAGCTGTTACCACTTCTATTGCCAATTACTGGCTGTAG